The Carettochelys insculpta isolate YL-2023 chromosome 23, ASM3395843v1, whole genome shotgun sequence genome has a window encoding:
- the C1QC gene encoding complement C1q subcomponent subunit C, whose product MAKNFWARAGLGLLLLFLVLETPVTGSTSHHCYGIPGLPGTPGMPGKDGRDGQKGAKGEPGIPAMPGTRGPKGQKGEPGFPGLSGKTGPMGSLGPQGERGTQGLPGEPGTTGSYKQKHQAAFSVLRKTNTFPEKNTPVVFNHVLVNLGQGYNTTSGKFTCHRPGLYYFVFHTSQDANLCVNMHKDGQRMASFCDHMSNRRQVSSGGILLRMEAGQQLWLAVNDYNGMVGVADADSVFSGFLLFPD is encoded by the exons ATGGCCAAGAACTTCTGGGCACGTGCGGGCCTGGGCCTCCTTCTTCTCTTCCTGGTGCTGGAGACCCCTGTGACTGGCAGCACTTCCCATCACTGCTATGGGATTCCTGGGCTGCCTGGGACCCCTGGCATGCCAGGCAAGGACGGCCGGGATGGGCAGAAAGGAGCCAAAGGTGAACCAG GCATCCCGGCCATGCCTGGCACCCGCGGGCCCAAGGGGCAGAAAGGAGAACCCGGCTTCCCCGGCCTGTCAGGAAAGACTGGCCCCATGGGCTCGCTGGggccccagggagagaggggcACCCAAGGCCTACCCGGAGAGCCTGGCACAACAGGCAGCTACAAGCAGAAGCACCAGGCAGCCTTCTCGGTGCTGCGGAAGACAAATACGTTCCCAGAGAAGAACACCCCGGTGGTGTTCAACCACGTCCTCGTCAACCTGGGCCAGGGCTACAACACCACCTCAGGCAAGTTCACCTGCCACCGGCCCGGCCTCTACTACTTTGTCTTCCACACCTCGCAGGATGCCAACCTCTGCGTCAACATGCACAAGGACGGCCAGCGGATGGCCAGCTTCTGCGACCACATGTCCAACAGGCGGCAGGTCAGCTCGGGCGGCATCCTGCTGCGCATGGAGGccgggcagcagctctggctggccGTGAACGATTACAACGGCATGGTGGGCGTCGCCGACGCCGACAGCGTCTTCTCCGGCTTCCTGCTCTTCCCAGACTAG
- the C1QB gene encoding complement C1q subcomponent subunit B — MMLGAVLLCLALAPLASAESCKGFAAIPGIPGVPGQPGTNGRDGADGPKGEKGPPGRLEDEMEVGQKGEPGSPGYPGKVGPKGPVGSKGSPGPRGPPGPKGDSEDLKATAKSAFSAARTISMLPRRDQPIRFERILTNENGHYENRYGRFRCQIPGIYYFTYHVTSRGNLCINIMKGSGAKGEKVVTFCDYVSNVYQVTTGGVVLQLQAGENVWLEPTEKNYVVGIEGADSIFSGFLVFPNV; from the exons ATGATGCTgggggcagtgctgctctgcctggctctggcccccctggccaGCGCCGAGAGCTGCAAGGGCTTCGCCGCCATCCCCGGCATTCCAGGTGTGCCAGGACAGCCGGGCACCAACGGCAGAGATGGAGCGGACGGCCCGAAGGGAGAGAAAG GTCCCCCCGGGCGGTTGGAGGATGAGATGgaggtggggcaaaagggggagCCAGGGAGCCCCGGATACCCCGGGAAAGTTGGCCCCAAAGGCCCTGTCGGCTCCAAGGGCTCTCCAGGTCCCAGGGGCCCTCCTGGGCCAAAGGGTGACTCCGAAGACCTCAAGGCCACCGCCAAATCTGCATTCTCCGCCGCCAGGACCATCAGCATGCTGCCGCGGCGCGACCAGCCCATCCGCTTCGAGCGGATCCTCACCAACGAGAACGGGCACTACGAGAACCGGTACGGCCGCTTCAGATGCCAGATCCCAGGGATCTACTACTTCACCTACCACGTCACCTCCAGGGGCAACCTGTGCATCAACATCATGAAGGGCTCGGGAGCCAAGGGGGAGAAGGTGGTGACCTTCTGCGACTACGTGAGCAACGTCTACCAGGTCACCACGGGCGGGGTGGTGCTGCAGTTACAGGCAGGCGAGAACGTGTGGCTGGAGCCCACAGAGAAGAACTACGTGGTGGGCATAGAAGGGGCTGACAGCATCTTCTCGGGGTTCCTGGTCTTTCCCAATGTCTAG